Proteins from a genomic interval of Rhipicephalus microplus isolate Deutch F79 chromosome 6, USDA_Rmic, whole genome shotgun sequence:
- the LOC142764973 gene encoding uncharacterized protein LOC142764973 — translation MAAVESLLDRSVRAVRTRTLPSRVSSLQELCRRRLVATRSLSQWKALTQAFTERIRRRACLFSLVHFSGCGVNFCMQRYFSESDHTTYWISCELDRKRYMAVRAPNYSAERLLGDDNLWHWALLDHPHVLSVLAVAANAPGIQVYLITLAPDDGLEHFAGVLAARDLCVPELHLWKFLRQLCSALIYLRGQGLTVEPFDFFNVYLRHADLVLNNGLVWNQRRFEITSLPGSLWSHLLRPDDDFAAVYAAISTTEHEATAFSVAVVVAQLVALAYSDDPADTISRRRPSASGCLQAVHRLYGIELVLSPCSYGQQLVSTLAEMFRTPQPNLDAIHDRADRMYASRTRLVAHC, via the exons ATGGCCGCTGTCGAGTCTCTGCTGGACCGTTCCGTTCGCGCAGTCCGAACGCGCACGCTGCCGTCTCGAGTGTCGAGCCTGCAGGAACTGTGCCGGCGCAGGCTGGTCGCGACGCGTTCGCTGTCGCAGTGGAAGGCCCTGACGCAGGCCTTCACCGAGCGCATCCGGCGTCGGGCTTGCCTcttctctctcgtccacttcagcggATGCGGGGTCAACTTCTGCATGCAGCGATACTTCTCCGAGTCGGACCACACGACCTACTGGATCAGCTGCGAGCTGGACAGAAAGCGGTACATGGCAGTCAG GGCACCCAACTACAGCGCGGAAAGGCTCCTGGGGGACGACAACTTGTGGCACTGGGCTCTCCTCGACCACCCGCACGTCCTGTCTGTACTGGCAGTGGCGGCCAACGCGCCTGGCATCCAAGTGTACCTAATCACCCTGGCGCCTGACGACGGACTCGAGCACTTCGCAGGCGTCCTCGCTGCCAGGGACCTTTGCGTCCCCGAGCTCCACCTATGGAAGTTCCTGCGCCAGCTGTGCTCGGCTCTCATCTACCTTCGAG GCCAGGGCTTGACCGTGGAGCCGTTCgacttctttaacgtgtacctgcGCCACGCCGACCTGGTGCTCAACAACGGGCTCGTCTGGAACCAGCGCCGCTTCGAGATCACCTCGCTGCCCGGTTCCTTGTGGTCGCACCTCCTGAGGCCGGACGATGACTTTGCCGCGGTCTACGCAGCCATCTCGACCACCGAACACGAGGCCACGGCCTTTTCGGTCGCCGTAGTCGTGGCTCAGCTGGTGGCGCTTGCCTACAGCGATGACCCGGCTGATACGATCAGTCGTCGGCGACCGTCAGCTTCGGGATGCCTGCAGGCCGTACACCGCCTGTACGGCATCGAGCTAGTCCTATCGCCCTGCTCGTACGGCCAGCAGCTGGTTTCCACGCTGGCCGAGATGTTTCGCACTCCCCAGCCCAATCTGGACGCTATCCACGACAGGGCTGATAGGATGTATGCATCCAGGACGCGTTTGGTAGCCCACTGCTGA